Proteins from a single region of Sinorhizobium alkalisoli:
- the hemH gene encoding ferrochelatase has protein sequence MTEATAEPIAPAHPPVNFGKVGVLLVNLGTPDGTDFASMRRYLREFLSDRRVIEWSRLFWYPILYGIVLNTRPRKVGKAYELIWNKEKNESWLRTYTRNQAALMAESLADKPQVVVDWAMRYGQPSIASRLEALQKQGCERILVFPLYPQYAAATTATVNDKAFEALLKMRWQPALRTVPPYYDDPVYIDALAASIDHHLATLDWQPEVVLASFHGIPKSYFDLGDPYYCQCQKTARLLKERLGWPKEKLQVTFQSRFGPEEWLQPYTDATVEKLARDGVKRIAVINPGFVSDCLETLEEIAGQAAESFLHNGGEKFAHIPCLNDSPGGMAVLHHVVRRELQGWA, from the coding sequence ATGACCGAAGCAACCGCAGAACCGATCGCCCCCGCTCATCCGCCCGTGAATTTCGGAAAGGTCGGTGTGTTGCTCGTCAATCTCGGCACTCCGGACGGCACCGATTTCGCCTCCATGCGCCGCTATCTCAGGGAATTCCTGAGCGACAGGCGCGTCATCGAATGGTCGCGCCTCTTCTGGTACCCGATCCTCTACGGTATCGTGCTCAACACGCGCCCGCGCAAGGTCGGCAAGGCCTATGAGCTGATTTGGAACAAGGAGAAGAACGAAAGCTGGCTGCGGACCTATACACGCAACCAGGCGGCACTGATGGCCGAGAGCCTCGCCGACAAGCCGCAGGTGGTTGTCGACTGGGCCATGCGCTACGGTCAGCCGTCGATCGCCTCGCGCCTGGAGGCGCTGCAGAAACAGGGCTGCGAGCGTATCCTGGTCTTTCCGCTCTATCCGCAATATGCGGCGGCAACGACCGCGACCGTAAACGACAAGGCCTTCGAGGCGCTTCTCAAGATGCGATGGCAGCCGGCCCTGCGTACCGTTCCGCCCTATTACGACGATCCGGTCTATATCGACGCGCTCGCCGCCTCGATCGATCACCACCTGGCGACGCTCGATTGGCAGCCCGAGGTCGTCCTTGCCTCCTTCCACGGCATCCCGAAAAGCTACTTCGACCTCGGCGATCCCTATTACTGTCAGTGCCAGAAGACGGCGCGCCTACTCAAGGAAAGGCTGGGCTGGCCGAAGGAGAAGCTGCAGGTTACCTTCCAGTCGCGCTTCGGTCCGGAGGAATGGCTGCAGCCCTACACGGACGCGACGGTCGAGAAACTTGCCAGGGACGGCGTCAAGCGCATCGCAGTGATCAATCCCGGCTTCGTCTCCGACTGTCTGGAGACCCTGGAGGAAATCGCCGGCCAGGCGGCCGAAAGCTTCCTCCACAATGGTGGCGAGAAATTCGCGCATATCCCCTGTCTGAACGACAGCCCCGGGGGCATGGCGGTGCTCCACCACGTCGTGCGGCGCGAATTGCAGGGGTGGGCTTAA